One Carya illinoinensis cultivar Pawnee chromosome 5, C.illinoinensisPawnee_v1, whole genome shotgun sequence genomic window, TTTAACCACTAGCCTATAAAGGAAGGATTATTGGCAGCACCAGGCAAAGAGGAATGAGAGGGTTGAGTTTGCAAAGGAGATGAGTGTGCAAAATTTCCTATCATTCTTAGCAGCGGGAGACGTAGGAAAACCTTTTTATTACACTGTTTAGGTGGTAgttttgtgattttgttttcttttttcttttttggataagtGGGGAGTTATGGTTTTAGAGAAAAGTAGATTTTGGAAATTTCTTGGCAGCTATAAATTGGGGCTTTAAGGTAGGCTTGGAATGGTTCATCAATGTCAAAGGATGAGAGAACTCTAGGGTTTAAGGGTTTAGAAAGGTATGAGAGAAGGAATATGGTTTGGGGATTAAAGGaagaaaacagaaaaggaaTTGGTGACTATTCTAAGCTGTGGGAAAATCATGCGCCACAGAGCCTCGTTCAGCCTAACCTAAAGAAATACTAGGATTCAATCCATGCAAATCATCTCGTCTTCCTTCCATCAGATTCCTGATCTCATGGTCAGGATGTTGAATTTGTGTGCTTACTCTTACATATAATAACCCCCTTGTACCGTATTAATTGTAAGTTAGCTTCTTGCTTGTGATTTCATGGTACAAAGTAATTATAGCGATTTGCACGTCCAAATTGATGACACTTTTCCATTGAAATTCTAGCTATCCAGTTTTGTTTAGCATCCACAAGAAGACTTCACTTTTGGTCAAGCTACACCATATGACTAAGCTCTGCGAAATATGGTATTGTCAAGAAATACCTCCGGATTGCTCTCCTCCTAATAATCATTAAGCCCTAGTCtaacaactcttttttttttcgataagtAAAGGCCCTAGTCTAACAACTCTATCCACGTTAACCAATCTATAACTCTCCTCCCGTGGAAGAAAATGCTGATTTTCTCCCTTAATGACAGCACCTTGATGCATTAACCCTATGACTGTGTCAGCTGTGGGGGCACTTGATTATGGTGGTTCCCTGGGAAGTCAAGAGAGAAAAGGTGTTGGGTTTTAGTGATGCACAGGAGTTGAAGCTGGAACTGATTTAGTGTACCTGGGGTCTTACAAGTGGTCAGTTCAACAGCAATTTCTTGAGAACAAGGGCTGACAGCCTGTGCGGAGTTTGTATGGTAAACAACTGTTGCAGCATTGCTTACATGGTCACTTTATGGGGTCATGCACATGATGTGTCACAAAGAATTTACTAGTACTTTTTGCAAAATTTGACCTGCACATGCTTCTAGCATAGCCACTTTCCTTCTGAGGCCCtgtgcatataatatattacatgatCTATAAGGTATTCAGTTTGGCTCAACCTTAGTACTTCCGAAGTTCCCACATGTTGGCAGCCACATGAAATCAATACGACCAAGGAACAATCCCACCAAACATAACCCTCAATATATCCAAATGCAGAATAAAAAAGGGTAATATTCTCTAAGAACAATACTCCAATTAAACGACTAAAATACCTCTAAAGTAAATCATAGAAAAAAGGTTTTCTAGCTCACAtgaattattcaaaaaataattccaTAAACTGACCATTTTACAATTTGTACAATTACAGCTAGCATGATACTAGTTTCGGGTTTAGGTAATTTCAACCCATTGACTTGTGGGACCTTGGAATAACTTGAAAATGGTATTTCCATAAGATGTACAGTcaattatttgttgttttgatttaaattgatCTTTTCAAATCTTTGGTAGGGCACTTGAAActaaatatatgaaatgaacAACCTAATCATAGATGGTTTGTTGTGTATTTCAGTATCTGATGATGATGAAATAGACTACTCTGTGAAACCAGAGTTCTATGATCCCGATCTTGATGACAAAGATGAAGCATGGGTTCACAAGAGAAGAAAAGGTCGCAGCTCTGATGCTGTTCTTAGCTGCCCAGCTTGCTTTACAACTCTGTGCCTTGAGTCCCAAAGGTATATGCAATGGACCTGTATATTGGTAAAACCTCTTTGTACGTTTTCTTTTCACAAACAAAATGGTATTTTTAGGTGCTGTTTCTTTATTTCTTCATGACAActggatttttatttatttttttcttttctttttcttttctttttctttttcttttttttttttttttgggggggggggggggggggcacaaAATAGAAGATCCAAACAACCTTTTTAGCGTATatctttcaatttattagtcatTTATCTGGAAGTTATTGGATTGGTTTACTTGCAAGTGTACCATAGGATGGCATGGGTATTGAAGGAATCAAGTGAAATGGCTCTGTACATGGAGAGGAAGGGTtggattaagatgagatgaaccATGTGCCAGGACTTGTTAATCTATTCTCATGAACTGTCTTTGTGTTTGTTCAGAATACAAAGGTTGGCCGATCTGATGATGACTTCTGTTTTCTGCAAATACAACTTAGACAGTTGTATGGAACTGAATTCTTGAATCCTGAATTAAGCTTCCACACCTTGTTGATTGGGAAAGGAGATGCCATTTGGTCCAAAGACCATAGTGAATCTAATTTGATATGCCATTTGGTAAACTATGCATACGCAAGTTATGCAGTATCCAAACATTAATTTCTTGGATTATGAAGCTGTAAGGTGTATCAAGGACAGTGTAGACACCCAATCTAGGCAGGGTTCTAGAATGCTTCACTTCCACTGATAGATAAAAGCATCTTGAATTGGCTAAGTAAAATGACCTTGAGGTTTAATAGAGCAAATAGACTTGGCCTTTGCACTCCATTagtgttttttgtttatttttttctgaggGTTGCCAGTTAGgggatacaaaaataaattttttcaacaagaACATATTAGCATATTAACGGGAGCTTTTCCTGATAAAAGTTTGATGGTTGTTATGGTGCTCAACTTTACATTAGGTTAATTCTCTTTCAGTAAACTACCAATAAATCCCAGTGTTTTCAGCTTCGTTATAAATTAGATTAAGGAGAAACCATGTTAATTCAGTTGTATGAATTACCTATCTTGATGGTGCCCTCCTTTCGTTGAAGTGGCTCACAATGTTTAATTGATGAGAGTTAAATCAATATCTGCATCTTGGTATTATTTCTTACCCAAAGATTAAATAAATAGGATCATCCATTGTGGATAAAGGCTGTGCTTGCTTCTGTTAAATTGTTTCCAGGCCATATGTCATCTTTGGGAGTGCTGTAAAAAGGAAACATGCGCCCACACACATATTTTTGGGGGCATGTGTGTGTGTTATGTTTTTGTTACTAACTTGTTGTGCGTCATGGGAAATGTTCTTTTATGTGAGAGCATTGTATTACATATTAATGATTGCTGATTGTATCAAACCGTAGGGTGTTTGTAACGCCCTAATGGAAAGCCCAAACTACATGACCTATATttcaaaaagactagtcaatgatacgaTTGGAGCCacattagaatattataaagagcaagaatctctcattcccaagaaatatgggatcccatacaccacctacccttatcactTATCTTCATCGGGCCAATCCGTTGTAGGTGGCATGACTCAAGTCCCATATTTCTAGTTGGGATAgcctctgataccatttgtaacacccAAATGGAAGGTCCAAACCACATagcctatactctaaaaggactagtcaatgatataattgggaCCTTCAttagaacattataaagagcaagaacttctttccaatcaatgtgggatcccatacaccacctacccataTCACTTATTAGAAGGGTTATCACAGTGTTGCCTATATAGCATCATtgctagtttttgtttttgttttttttgtgttttttttttttttttttttcccctattgGAAATGGAGTAGTATATTTGTGTGTTATTGGAAATGGAGAATTAAGGCATCGCAAGGAGACCCTACAAGTGGGTTGCTCCGGGCTAATCTCTGATCCTTGCGAATAAGGCATCGCAATGAAGGTGACAAATTTGCTGGTGGAGATGTCTTTTACCTTGGGGATTAGTCAAGAACTAGAGCCTTATCTAGGGCAGTGAAAGTTCTCAGATACCTTGTCATCAAAAACATTTCTCGAGAACTAGTGGCATCTTTGGTAATAGATGAttttagaaagaaagaaaaaaagttaaaagcaTTTAGATTAGTGTCAAACCCCAATTAATTGATGGAGGCAATTATGGTAGTTGTGGTGATTTAAGCAGGAAAATTGTTGTGCCGATAATGGTAATGCTTTGGAAATCGTTGGTGTGGACCTAGTGTGTATTTTGAGAGCTAGGTTGAGATAGCAAGAACAGTTGTGGTGAAGGTAGCTAAGGTATTTAATGAGGTAGGCGATGACTGCAGAAGTGTTCACAATGGTGTTATTAACTAGGGAGATAGCACATCTAAGGGTGGCAGTGGTGTGGCAGCCGTAGCAAGAACCAAAATAGCAGCACCAACGCGGGCATCAATCtaatgccccaatggaaggcccaaaccacatggcctatactccaaaaggactagtcaatgatacaattggagccccatttgaaccttataaagagcaagaacttctcattcccaagcaatgtgggatctcatacaccacctaccctcaatcttatcatatggaAGTATCACAATCTACCTCCCTTAAATTCCCAGCATCCTCATCGGGCTTGTCTGTTGTTgtaggtggcacggctcaagtctcacatttctggttgggataggctctgataccatttgtaatgcctcaatagaaggcccaaaccaTATGGCCTATATTTCAAGaggactagtcaataatacaattggaatcccattggaaccttataaagagcaagaacttcttatTTCCAAGCAATATGAGATCCTATACACCTCCTAccctcaatcttatcatatgggggtatCACAATCAATGATTATGATTAGTTGATACCTATAATTTGGATGGTAAGGGAGGCAACAATAATGATAGGTACCATGGCAGTAATAGTGGCAATTGTAGCTATTGTCAAAGTTTCTCCCTCTTTTATGGGGACTGTGCTTTAGAAACAGGATAGTATAGATGTGCGTTGACTTCATTTCTTGCAATGTAAGCCCTTTTCTGAATAAGAAATTCCAGCAATGATGTGTTCATGGTTTTGGCTTCTAACTCTGGTTTTGCTTCTTCAGTGATCTTAGTGTATCAAATTTGTGACCTGTTTCTGTTGTTTGCAATAGTTACCTAAAAGTTTGTGTATGGTCAAATAGGCTACGTATCTTAAGAGCTTGAGTTTGGTTTTGTAGGCATGAAAAGTATGTCACCCAGTACAGGGCTGTATTTGTGATGAACTGCAAGGTTAATAGTGACCAAGTATTTGCAGAGAAACATTCCAAACCGAGAAAAGGCAAAAGAGGGAGGACATCTGGTGAGAGTGAATCAGGCTTTTCCGGGTCTGAAACATTGCATAAAGTAAGCTGCTCTGCTTGCTCTACAGAGGTTGGCATCATTGATCAAGATGAGGTTTATCATTTCTTCAATGTTCTTCCAAGTGAGTCTTGACATGCATAGTTTCATTACATGTGGCATGAAATGGGTTTCATGGGTTGCGTGGTTACAGTTCCATTACATCTGGCTGTCCTGAATTTTCTTGTTACAAAAATTTACTGTTATCATTAGTAATCTTTTCATTGAAATTTCAAAGCGAAAGCCTTGGTAACAGTTCACAAGTCTCAAGTTTTCTAGATTTCCAAAgacttttgttctttttcttcttgttgtaAGTTGGGTGTATCCATCTAGATACTTCAGGTATTTGGGTTGTGCCTGCACTTACAACAAAATTgtattaattgataaaataaaataaaactatcgGGTGCCTCTGTGTTTGTTATGATCCTTAGGattaaatatttaatcaaaTCAGCATCCAACAGATGTATGACTTTTAAGTTAATGGTTAGGCCTTTTAACACCTGATATTAGACGAGTACCATATCAAGAGTGGCCTTGTTCACTTtcacaaaaaatttcatctgatctcatctcatctaatcattacaactttctcaaattttcatacaacatgaaataaataattcaatattttattcgacttttaacttttatctcaactcatctcatctacgaaaacaaacaaggccttagAGTCATGGAGAGTAACTCAGTGACCTATAAATGAGATTAAAATAATGGATGCTATGTATAAGCTTAAGAGTGAAGTCGCCAAAAGAAAATGTTATGCCTTCCATGCCTTCTATGCAGATTGGGAAGTATACCATGAGTACAGAGCGAACTGTCCTTTGGATCCCTTCCAAAAATACTGTATATAATATGGTGATTAGTTTATGTTGTGGAATGTTAAAACTGCTGAAATTGCAGTTCATCAGCTCCATCTCatctttaatccatttggccaGACGGCTTCAATGCTGAAACTGCAGGGGGATGCATACAAAAGCGCACAGCTCCGAAGTCCTAACCCCGAAAGAGAGATCAAATGAACAGTCTGTGCTGAATTCTTATTCCTCAGATATCGTTTCAAATTTAGAATCTAAAACTAGGTGGGTTTGATTTTGTTATTGCGTCTAAAGTATAGATTCTTATAGGAATTGACAAATATGTAATGTCGACCTCACCTTCCAAATCAGTGTCAAAATTAAgagattattgaattttttgataattactAAACTATAGTTAGGaaaataatagaaatggtcGTGCAACCAGTTTAAGTTGTATATTTGGAGAAGCCAAGGAAAGATAATGTGGGAATTGTTTTGAAGTGGAAAGTTACAAGAGACGATAGACTCTACAGCACAATTTTATACGATACATGCATTCTGGAATAAGATAGGATCAACAGTCCATGGACCTCCGGCAATGTCACATTTTTGTAGTGACGCATGTTAATTAGAAGTTGAAggtattaataaaattcatgctttttgtgtgagagagacagagagggaAGACACAACATCTAAGATTGTAAATGAACTAGTCTGTTTGATAGCTCATTCAGTACTCACCTAGTTAAAATCGAATAGAACTAGACtcgtgaagaaaaaaaaaaaaaaactcatcaaTGAAAATAGATACCCACTTGAACATAGGAAGCATGCTCACaaggttttgcatttttctctctcctattTTCTCTCTGTACACTTGGCAATAATTTGCCCTAATTTCTTTGCGAGAAACACCAGTTCTATAACAACCATGGGTGGGCTTAGTAGATGATGGCTTAACATCCTTATAATTTAGATGGGATTATTAAGAGAACTTGTGATCGAATCAAAGTTGTTCATCCTCGTTAAGGAAGGTAGGCAACTTCATATTATCAAAAGAGGATGGAAGAATGAGTAGGAACTATGGGTGGAAGAGAACACTATCTAGTGGCTTAGAAAGGCATTGGATGCAAGTCTGAGTGGTGAGGAACGGGAGGTTTACAGTACCATTAGGAAGGGACACCGACGTTACCTTGCACAGAGGTGCTCCAATGGCAGGGGTCATTTTGTGGTGGTGTCTGTGTATCGGGAGGGTGGTAGGAAaagttttgttattattatggaAGGGGAAAGGGGTAAAGGTTGGAGGAGAATGAGGGATGCGCTGGGGGAGTCTGttcaagaaggaagaagaagggttGCCACGCCTAGAGGTGCTCTCAGCCATGGAAGAAGGTGGAAGTGACGAGGTCTTAGAAGGATGTCATGGTCCAAGACGGAAAGGAGGGTGGCACTAGAAACACATACAGGCGTCGACCTCGAGCCACTCATATTGTATGACACTCGGACGCAGGCAGGGAGGTTGACAGAGGTGGGCTGGAAGGTGGAGGATTTACAGAGACAAATATGGCAATTGCGAAGGGAGATGGTTGAGATTAAGAAGGTGGTCAGGCGAAATAAGGCAAGGAATGTTGGTGAGTTGGGCTGGAGGGGGCCAGGCCAAAGGCCCACATTTAAGGAAACGGGTAAAGGCAAGCGAGAGCTCATGAAGTGTGGAGACAAGTGCCTAGGCCAAAGCATGGGGTGACCAACCAAAGTATGGGCCTCAGCCCAAGACCCAGGTCAATACTTGCGGGAGTAAGTCGTTGGTGGGCCAAAAGGATGGGCCGCAGTACATGATCCATGGTCCCCAACCCAGAGCCCTTCAGCCAGTGCCCTTTCCTAAAAGCCCTAGGGCTTCAAACAGTGTAGTGCCTTGAGGAATTGACACGATTGCTTAGCCGCGATGGTTTCTGGTGCAGGGGGAGTCTTCGGAAGGCCCCCCAGAAATCACCGATGCTAACGGTAGTGCTTGCCAATGATGGTCCGCACAAATAGGATGGTATAAAAACCTCACCAGATTGCTCTAAAGACTCCACAAGTCGTTTGGGAGGGTCTTCTCCACCTGCGGTGGGACAGACAGCTCCAACGATACACGAGGTAGGGGCTGAGACTATCATGGTGGCGGTGAACCCTTCCAAGCAGAGTTTTGTGGTGGCGGCAAAGGATGACGGATTTTTAATGGACTCGGACAATGAGGATCTATTTTCTTCAGATGATGAAATGCTTCCGAGGCCTTTTCATCGATTCAGATCTCATTGGGGTGGACAAAATTTCGATGGTTGAAGATACATTCCGCACTCCTTTGAGTATAGTCCCTGTACAGCCAGATGAGGAAGTAGTTCTCAATCAAGTGGTGGTTGCAGATCAGGCTAAATTGGGTGAGCCTGTCCATCTAAATTTCATGCTTCCAGGTCAACCCAGTGTTTTCGATTGGATCTTTAACACGGTAAAGGATATTCAGCATTTAGTGGGACTGAGGTGCGAAGGTTATGAGGATCAGTTTATGGCTCTACTTCTAGTAATTGAATCAGGTCACCAACGGCATAGGAAAGTAGACTCAAAAAAGCAAAGAGAGTTGAGGAGGTTAACTTGATCCATGAACTCAGAAGGTAGTGCAAGCAGGGAAGGGACTAAAGGGAAGGGACAGGCATATTccaaatgaaaccaaaaattgcATCGTGGAATATCTGTGGGTTGAACGAGGTCAATAAGCATCGTCAAATAAGACACTTGCTTTGGGAGTGGAAGGTGGATATAGTTTGTTTACaggagacaaagttatagcttATTAATAGGAAAATAGTACGAAGTGTATGGAGTTATTCTTATGCAGATTGGGTGTATTTGGCAGCGAAGGGGGCATCAAGTGGTGTTTTGGTGATATGGGATAGAAGAGTGGTGGAGAAAATGGAGGAGTTTATAGGGGTATTCTCAGTGGCTTGTTCTTTTAGAAGTGTGGCAAATGATTTTACGTGAGCTTTTGTAGGTGTTTATGGTCCTAACTTAGACCATGAGAGAAGATTATTATGGGATGAACTCGCTGAAGTACATAGCTGGTGGGATCTCCCATGGTGTATTGGTGGAGACTTCAATGTTACAAGATATCCAACTGAGTGTTTTGGTAATAGAAGAATAAGGCCAGCTATGACAGAATTCTCAAAgtgcattttttatttgaatcttGTGGATTTACCACTAACGAGGGGGTGCTTGCACGTGGTCTAATAATCAGGCATGGTCTAGACTAGatagatttttaatttcttcagaGTGAGAATGTCATTGCCTGGATGTATGGCAAAAGAGATTACCCCGTTTGTGTTCGGATCACTGGCCTATTATGTTAGATTGCAGAGAAATCCAAAGGCGGCGTagatatttcaaatttgaaaacatgtggttgAAGGTGGACGGTTTTGAGGAAAGGGTCAAGCAATGGTGGTCATCTTATTAGATACAGGGAACCCctagttttatttttgcaaGTAAACTGAAAGCTCTAAAAAAAGACCTAAAGCTGTGGAATATGCAGTCTTTTGGAGATATAGGAAAGCACAAGAAAAGCAAGGTAATGAAGATACTAGGGCTGGAAAGGATACAAGAA contains:
- the LOC122309968 gene encoding E2F-associated phosphoprotein, which translates into the protein MEVGDNKGDSMVESPTHSQQTISDDDEIDYSVKPEFYDPDLDDKDEAWVHKRRKGRSSDAVLSCPACFTTLCLESQRHEKYVTQYRAVFVMNCKVNSDQVFAEKHSKPRKGKRGRTSGESESGFSGSETLHKVSCSACSTEVGIIDQDEVYHFFNVLPNGFNAETAGGCIQKRTAPKS